In Candidatus Vicinibacter proximus, the following are encoded in one genomic region:
- a CDS encoding response regulator transcription factor translates to MIKTMIVDDEPLAIEILEAYVSQIPQLHLVAKCSNALEANRILQLEKIDLMFLDIEMPLLLGTEFLKSLQNPPKVIFTTAYPEFAVQGFELNALDYLLKPISMERFVKSINKLFEKNEFDLRPEIEKNTEYIFVKADKRFIKVNFSEILYIEGLKDYVIIRTDQNKIITLQTMKSLEEKLPASKFIRVHRSFIVNLNRINAIVGNAIEILEKGQNKHIPIGNNYKDEIEKMIEKRKL, encoded by the coding sequence ATGATAAAAACAATGATCGTTGATGATGAGCCTTTGGCAATTGAAATACTAGAGGCCTATGTTTCCCAAATCCCTCAATTGCATTTAGTAGCAAAATGTTCAAATGCTTTGGAAGCGAACAGGATTCTGCAACTGGAAAAAATAGATCTTATGTTTCTGGATATAGAAATGCCTTTGTTATTGGGAACTGAATTCTTAAAATCATTGCAAAACCCACCCAAGGTAATATTTACAACCGCATACCCTGAATTTGCGGTCCAAGGATTTGAGTTAAATGCGCTTGACTATTTATTAAAGCCAATATCCATGGAACGATTTGTAAAATCCATCAATAAGCTGTTTGAAAAAAATGAATTTGATTTAAGACCTGAAATTGAAAAAAATACAGAATACATTTTTGTTAAGGCAGATAAAAGATTTATTAAAGTTAACTTTAGTGAAATCCTATATATTGAAGGATTAAAAGATTATGTCATCATAAGAACCGACCAAAACAAAATTATCACATTACAAACCATGAAAAGCCTGGAAGAAAAACTCCCAGCCTCAAAATTCATAAGAGTTCACAGATCATTTATTGTTAACCTCAATAGAATAAATGCAATTGTTGGTAATGCTATTGAAATATTGGAAAAAGGACAAAACAAGCACATTCCAATTGGCAATAATTACAAGGATGAAATCGAGAAAATGATTG
- a CDS encoding histidine kinase has translation MGQSEQIKVNQISGQTNWTWTQILFWLIFYTIWLYIAPSEWPQTVAALWSLGNTLFFIITVNINLWILLPRLIQTQSIITYTGFIIAMALVLTPVKIYFNRQLCLQNDIQCLDWALDSKLSFISLLVFTAISSLVRIPLDWLKVQKEKKDLITKNIQTELQFLKNQINPHFLFNTLNNLYALTLKKSDYAPEVVLKLSDMMRYMLYECNEKLVQLEKEILYIKNYIELEKIRLSKNADIEIEVIGNIDNTKVAPLLFIPFIENSFKHGLKTSLEKAYIKVSFIVRNDTIEFIVKNSKSQLMPGFTGKKIGGIGLANVKKRLELIYPNQHSLKISEFPDSYEIHLFLFISNKN, from the coding sequence ATGGGCCAATCAGAACAAATTAAAGTCAATCAAATTTCTGGTCAAACCAATTGGACCTGGACCCAGATACTGTTTTGGTTAATTTTTTATACCATTTGGCTTTATATAGCACCAAGTGAATGGCCTCAAACCGTCGCTGCATTGTGGAGCTTAGGAAACACCCTTTTCTTCATAATTACCGTAAATATAAACCTATGGATTCTTTTACCAAGACTTATACAAACTCAATCCATTATTACCTATACAGGGTTTATCATCGCTATGGCACTTGTTCTTACGCCTGTAAAAATTTATTTTAACAGACAACTATGTTTACAAAATGATATACAATGTCTTGACTGGGCACTTGACTCCAAGCTAAGTTTCATCAGTTTATTGGTTTTTACGGCTATATCCTCATTGGTTAGAATACCTCTGGATTGGTTGAAAGTCCAAAAGGAAAAAAAGGACCTGATTACAAAAAACATCCAAACTGAATTGCAGTTTTTAAAAAATCAAATAAACCCCCATTTTCTTTTTAATACTCTCAATAATTTATATGCACTTACGCTAAAAAAATCCGATTACGCTCCAGAGGTGGTTTTAAAATTATCAGACATGATGAGATATATGCTCTATGAGTGCAATGAAAAGCTAGTTCAATTAGAAAAAGAAATTCTTTACATAAAAAATTATATAGAATTAGAAAAAATAAGACTAAGCAAAAATGCGGATATCGAGATAGAAGTAATAGGAAATATTGACAACACCAAAGTAGCCCCCTTACTATTCATCCCATTCATTGAAAACAGCTTTAAACATGGGCTTAAAACAAGTTTGGAAAAAGCATACATTAAAGTTAGTTTTATTGTAAGAAACGACACCATTGAATTTATTGTAAAAAATTCAAAATCTCAATTGATGCCTGGGTTCACAGGCAAAAAAATAGGTGGAATAGGACTGGCAAATGTAAAAAAGAGATTAGAACTTATATATCCAAACCAACACTCATTAAAAATATCAGAATTTCCGGATTCCTACGAAATACATCTTTTTCTTTTTATTTCAAATAAAAATTAG
- the fabD gene encoding ACP S-malonyltransferase produces the protein MLNKAYIFPGQASQFRGMGKDLYESSDFAKLLFEQANDFLGFRISDIMFEGSDEELRQTHITQPSVFIHSIIKLKVNGNLDGVKAMAGHSLGEFSALVAAGVIDFESGLSLVRTRALAMQEACDMNPGSMAAIVGLSDEQIEEVCTSITEEIVIPANYNCPGQLVISGSLAGLQLAEKKLLEAGAKRFILLAVGGAFHSPLMEPAREKLADAIDKTEFSSPLCAIYQNVDARPYTDPAQIKKNLILQLTSPVRWTQTMQNMIVDQINHFSEVGGNGTVLSGFLKRIDRNMPVEIL, from the coding sequence ATGCTAAACAAAGCATACATTTTTCCAGGGCAGGCAAGTCAGTTCAGAGGAATGGGAAAGGATCTTTATGAATCTTCTGATTTTGCAAAATTATTATTTGAACAAGCTAATGATTTCTTAGGTTTTAGGATTTCGGACATCATGTTTGAAGGCAGTGATGAAGAATTACGACAAACACATATTACCCAACCTTCTGTATTTATTCATTCAATAATTAAACTTAAAGTAAATGGTAACTTGGATGGCGTTAAAGCGATGGCCGGACATTCTCTTGGGGAGTTTTCCGCTTTAGTTGCCGCAGGTGTTATTGACTTTGAAAGTGGTTTGTCGTTGGTTAGGACGAGAGCGCTCGCCATGCAAGAGGCATGTGATATGAATCCGGGGTCCATGGCAGCAATTGTTGGTTTGTCTGACGAGCAAATAGAAGAGGTTTGTACATCCATAACCGAAGAAATAGTCATTCCTGCTAATTATAATTGTCCTGGCCAACTCGTAATTTCCGGCAGTTTGGCTGGTTTACAACTGGCTGAAAAGAAGCTTCTTGAAGCCGGAGCTAAAAGATTTATCTTATTGGCCGTCGGGGGCGCTTTTCACTCACCGCTTATGGAACCAGCCCGTGAAAAACTTGCAGATGCAATCGATAAAACGGAATTTTCAAGCCCTTTGTGTGCAATTTACCAAAACGTCGACGCACGACCTTATACTGATCCGGCACAAATTAAAAAGAATCTCATTCTTCAATTAACGTCTCCTGTAAGGTGGACACAAACCATGCAAAACATGATTGTTGATCAGATTAATCATTTTTCGGAAGTAGGGGGGAATGGAACTGTTTTATCTGGGTTTTTAAAAAGAATTGACAGAAATATGCCAGTAGAAATATTATGA
- a CDS encoding ABC-F family ATP-binding cassette domain-containing protein: MIRIQNLTLRFGERALFDKISFTITEGEKLAVTGRNGSGKSTLIKVLSGVIPPDEGFIEKPKKLTVGYLRQELPEDEGRSVKDEVLSSMKEIESLKTSLQECEDLLHKPDLDHDEMIRAVEEMSELQHRLEYLNADKLEGEIEKILTGLGFKPSDLVRQTREFSGGWRMRVELAKLLFAKPDLMLLDEPNNHLDILSIQWLEKYLIAYEGSVLLISHDLMFVNNIAKRIIEVDRGRIYDFVGTYSDFINYKKERREVELNEYKSQQKLIQHKEQLIDKFRAKANKASFAKSLQSELARMDVMDEPDDEQGSIRLRFQPSHPGGRIVVEAHHLSKSYGALEVLKDLDFMLERGQKLSFIGQNGQGKSTMVKLLSKAIDPTHGHLKYGHEIKIGYFAQEHGEILNPDLTIMETIEYAALPQIRPMIRKILGGLGFSGEDVDKRIKVLSGGEKSRVRLAVLLVQEHNFLILDEPTHHLDIPSKESLKEAIKQYKGTVVIVSHDREFLRDLAERTCFFSNQTIRFFEGDIDYFLEKIEATDLENTFSKQQLISTQDQLVSQKSNPQNLEEKKKMLKRIQILEKDIESGEKKKKDFELKMADPEFYQSRDSQKILSEYQKIKSEIDLKTVEWERLIEQSE, translated from the coding sequence TTGATCAGAATTCAGAATTTAACACTCAGATTTGGGGAGAGGGCGCTCTTTGATAAGATTTCATTTACGATTACAGAAGGAGAAAAATTGGCCGTTACAGGTCGTAATGGAAGTGGAAAATCTACCCTCATTAAGGTTTTGTCTGGGGTTATTCCACCAGATGAGGGGTTTATCGAAAAACCCAAAAAATTGACGGTAGGGTATCTACGCCAAGAATTACCTGAAGATGAAGGGAGAAGTGTCAAGGATGAAGTTTTGTCATCCATGAAAGAAATAGAAAGTCTAAAAACTTCTTTGCAGGAATGTGAAGACTTGCTCCACAAACCTGACTTAGATCATGATGAAATGATCAGGGCTGTAGAGGAGATGTCAGAGCTGCAACACCGTCTCGAATATCTTAATGCAGATAAACTTGAAGGGGAAATTGAAAAAATTCTAACCGGATTGGGTTTTAAGCCTTCAGATTTAGTTAGGCAGACAAGAGAGTTTAGTGGTGGATGGAGGATGAGGGTTGAACTTGCAAAATTGTTATTTGCAAAGCCAGATTTAATGTTGTTGGATGAGCCAAATAATCACTTGGATATACTTTCTATTCAATGGTTAGAAAAATATTTAATTGCATATGAAGGTAGTGTATTGTTGATTTCACATGATTTGATGTTTGTGAATAATATTGCCAAACGAATCATAGAGGTGGATAGAGGACGAATTTATGATTTCGTAGGCACTTATTCGGATTTTATAAATTATAAGAAGGAACGCCGTGAGGTCGAACTAAATGAATATAAATCACAGCAAAAGTTAATTCAACATAAAGAGCAACTGATAGATAAATTTAGAGCTAAAGCAAATAAAGCAAGTTTTGCAAAATCATTGCAATCAGAGTTAGCCCGAATGGATGTAATGGATGAACCGGATGATGAGCAAGGGTCGATCAGATTAAGATTTCAGCCATCTCATCCGGGGGGTAGAATTGTGGTAGAGGCTCACCACCTTTCCAAGTCCTATGGCGCCTTGGAAGTATTAAAGGATCTGGATTTTATGCTTGAACGTGGTCAGAAGTTGTCCTTTATTGGACAAAATGGTCAGGGAAAGAGCACAATGGTTAAATTACTTAGCAAGGCAATCGATCCCACGCATGGACATTTGAAATATGGTCACGAAATAAAAATTGGTTACTTTGCCCAGGAACACGGAGAAATCTTGAATCCCGATTTAACCATCATGGAAACCATTGAATATGCTGCTCTTCCACAGATTCGTCCTATGATAAGAAAAATACTTGGTGGGCTGGGCTTTAGTGGGGAAGATGTGGATAAGCGAATTAAAGTGCTTAGCGGTGGCGAAAAATCAAGAGTTAGGTTGGCTGTATTGTTGGTACAAGAACATAATTTTCTGATACTCGATGAGCCAACTCATCATTTGGACATACCTTCTAAGGAATCCCTGAAAGAAGCAATCAAACAATATAAAGGTACTGTCGTTATCGTGTCTCATGATCGGGAATTTTTAAGAGATCTAGCTGAAAGGACATGTTTTTTCTCGAATCAAACCATTCGTTTTTTTGAAGGGGATATTGACTACTTTTTAGAAAAAATTGAAGCGACAGATTTAGAAAATACTTTTTCAAAGCAGCAATTGATTTCTACGCAAGATCAGCTTGTATCTCAAAAAAGTAATCCCCAAAATTTAGAAGAAAAGAAAAAGATGCTAAAACGAATTCAAATTCTTGAAAAAGATATTGAATCTGGAGAAAAAAAGAAAAAAGATTTTGAATTAAAAATGGCAGATCCTGAATTTTACCAATCACGGGATAGCCAAAAAATATTATCTGAATATCAAAAAATTAAGTCAGAAATTGATTTAAAAACAGTAGAGTGGGAAAGACTAATTGAGCAATCCGAGTAA
- a CDS encoding YqgE/AlgH family protein yields the protein MSNLKITPIRSGQVLLSEPFMLDPNFKRSVVLVVDHTEDEGTVGFVLNKETDFELSELVEDIEDFPAKVFAGGPVATTTLHYLHNVGDLLEESVKVCNGIYWGGDFTSLKFLIDQKLILPENIRFFLGYSGWTSGQLKTELEERSWIISEMDPNYLFKNKIDQLWKDMLKEKGEHFGAISQIDGDYIFN from the coding sequence ATGAGCAATTTAAAAATTACACCCATTAGGTCGGGTCAAGTTCTTTTATCTGAACCATTTATGCTGGATCCTAATTTTAAGCGTTCGGTGGTTCTCGTTGTCGACCATACTGAAGATGAGGGTACCGTTGGTTTTGTGTTAAACAAGGAGACTGATTTTGAGCTATCAGAACTTGTAGAGGATATCGAAGACTTTCCGGCAAAAGTATTTGCAGGAGGTCCTGTTGCTACTACGACCTTGCATTATTTGCACAATGTTGGTGACTTATTGGAAGAATCAGTTAAGGTATGCAATGGAATTTATTGGGGTGGCGATTTTACGTCTTTGAAATTTTTAATTGATCAAAAACTAATTTTGCCGGAAAATATTAGATTTTTTTTAGGTTACAGCGGATGGACATCAGGGCAGTTAAAAACCGAATTAGAGGAGCGGTCTTGGATCATTTCAGAAATGGATCCTAATTACTTGTTTAAGAACAAGATAGATCAACTATGGAAAGATATGTTAAAGGAAAAAGGGGAGCATTTTGGGGCCATCAGCCAAATAGATGGAGATTATATTTTTAACTAA
- the folE gene encoding GTP cyclohydrolase I FolE, producing MKENQVLKNKELVGFFENIIHGLGEDSDREGLSKTPTRAAKAMEFLTQGYHENPVHILESALFKEDYSEMVLVKDIELYSLCEHHLLPFFGKAHIAYIPNGYIVGLSKLPRLVDVFSRRLQVQERLTLEIMNAIQDTLKPHGVAVVIEARHMCMMMRGVQKQNSMTTTSAFTGVFKTFETRNEFMNLINKNS from the coding sequence ATGAAGGAAAATCAGGTTCTCAAAAATAAGGAACTCGTTGGCTTTTTTGAAAATATTATTCATGGTCTTGGGGAAGATTCAGACCGGGAGGGATTATCTAAAACTCCTACAAGAGCAGCTAAGGCCATGGAATTTCTTACCCAAGGGTACCATGAAAATCCTGTCCATATCTTGGAGTCTGCACTATTTAAAGAAGATTATAGCGAAATGGTGTTGGTAAAAGATATAGAACTCTATTCCCTTTGTGAGCATCATTTATTACCTTTTTTTGGCAAAGCCCATATTGCTTATATTCCTAATGGATATATAGTAGGGCTTAGTAAACTGCCTCGATTAGTGGATGTGTTTTCCAGAAGATTACAGGTTCAGGAAAGACTTACTTTAGAAATCATGAATGCTATTCAGGATACGCTTAAACCCCATGGTGTAGCAGTAGTTATAGAGGCCAGGCACATGTGTATGATGATGCGAGGTGTACAAAAACAAAATAGTATGACCACAACCTCTGCATTTACCGGAGTTTTTAAGACCTTTGAGACACGAAATGAATTTATGAATCTTATCAATAAAAACAGCTGA
- a CDS encoding response regulator transcription factor, whose product MIRVAIADDHAMFVDGIESILQSETNIQLVDKCFDGNAVFQMLTGDRIDVLLLDINLPVMSGIEVTSKIQKEFPKVKVLALSMYNEKSFVTEILKNGALGYILKNTGRAELLKAIETVALGETYFSSEVTETIMSGLLKNNPIKKSSRLLIPKISRREKEVLALIVKEYTTQDIANSLFISLKTVESHRSNLISKLNVKNTAGLVRAAYELKLI is encoded by the coding sequence TTGCAATTGCTGATGATCACGCCATGTTTGTGGATGGAATTGAGTCCATACTCCAAAGCGAAACAAACATCCAGTTAGTTGATAAATGTTTTGACGGAAATGCCGTCTTTCAAATGCTCACCGGTGACAGGATTGATGTATTGTTGCTGGATATTAACTTACCGGTAATGAGTGGGATTGAAGTTACTTCTAAAATTCAGAAAGAATTTCCAAAAGTTAAAGTCCTGGCTTTGTCTATGTATAATGAAAAGAGTTTTGTGACTGAAATCCTTAAAAACGGAGCACTTGGATATATTCTTAAAAATACCGGAAGAGCTGAGTTACTGAAGGCTATAGAAACTGTTGCGTTGGGAGAAACATATTTCAGTTCCGAAGTAACAGAAACTATAATGTCCGGGTTATTAAAAAACAATCCGATTAAAAAATCCAGCAGGCTACTCATTCCTAAAATTTCAAGAAGAGAAAAGGAAGTTTTGGCACTCATAGTGAAAGAATACACTACACAAGATATAGCAAATTCGCTTTTCATCAGCCTTAAGACGGTGGAATCACACAGAAGCAACCTGATTTCAAAATTGAATGTCAAGAATACCGCCGGCCTGGTACGTGCAGCTTATGAATTAAAACTCATTTAA